A window of Festucalex cinctus isolate MCC-2025b chromosome 6, RoL_Fcin_1.0, whole genome shotgun sequence contains these coding sequences:
- the LOC144020550 gene encoding noelin-2-like isoform X1, which yields MSVPMLKIGAVLSTMAMVTNWMSQTLPSLVGLNGTAVGVSPDGTHERIVSGLYPGSEEAWQVYSTASDPDGRCVCAVVAPARNLCKRDHRSRQLNLLTQQVQNVSQSVEGVHLRTSRDLRHFRESEPLLRGVDGRLHSYASSPRTLTSKGLQELKGQVTQLQPLLSTADQYRADVQTLAALRGELLNLSAALTAIQEEVGAYDYEELQRRVLLLETRLHSCMNKLGCGRLTAVNGPITVRASGSRFGSWMTDAMIPSSDSRVWSMDGFYRGRRVLEYRTMADFTKGQNFVQHLLPHAWAGTGHVVYNGSLYYNKHQSNILVQYHFRSRSVLLQRSLSGAGYNNTFPYSWGGSSDIDLMADETGLWAVYTSIPNAGNIVVSRLCPRSLDVLRSWSTGFPKRSAGEAFMICGVLYVTNSHLAGAKVHFAYNTNTSTYEYTDVPFHNLYSHISMMDYNPRERALYTWNNGHQTRKTKTKTENECRRMCGSEVLIRAFISS from the exons ATGAGCGTGCCCATGCTGAAGATCGGCGCCGTACTGAGCACCATGGCCATGGTCACCAACTGGATGTCCCAAACGCTGCCCTCGCTGGTGGGACTGAACGGAACCGCCGTCGGCGTCTCGCCGGATGGCACGCACGAACGCATCGTCAGC GGTTTGTATCCGGGCTCGGAGGAGGCTTGGCAGGTGTACAGCACCGCGTCGGACCCGGACGGCCGCTGCGTGTGCGCCGTGGTCGCTCCCGCCCGCAACCTCTGCAAGCGAGACCACCGCAGTCGACAGCTCAACCTGCTGACTCAACAG GTGCAGAACGTGAGTCAGTCGGTGGAGGGGGTCCACCTGCGGACCTCCCGGGACCTGCGACACTTCCGCGAGTCGGAGCCGCTGCTGCGGGGCGTGGACGGACGTCTGCACTCGTACGCCAGCAGCCCCCGGACGCTCACGTCCAAGGGTCTGCAg GAGCTGAAAGGTCAGGTGACCCAGCTTCAGCCCCTGCTGTCGACGGCGGATCAGTACCGCGCCGACGTGCAGACGCTGGCCGCCCTGCGCGGCGAGCTGCTCAACCTGTCGGCGGCCCTGACGGCCATCCAGGAGGAGGTGGGCGCGTACGACTACGAGGAGCTGCAGAGGAGGGTCCTGCTGCTGGAGACCAGACTGCACAGCTGCATGAACAAACTCG GTTGCGGCCGTCTGACAGCCGTCAACGGCCCCATCACCGTGCGGGCGTCGGGCTCCCGCTTTGGCTCCTGGATGACTGACGCCATGATTCCCAGCTCTGACAGCAGG GTGTGGTCCATGGACGGCTTCTACCGTGGCCGGCGCGTGCTGGAGTACCGCACCATGGCCGACTTCACCAAGGGCCAGAACTTCGTGCAGCACCTGCTGCCGCACGCCTGGGCCGGCACGGGCCACGTGGTCTACAACGGTTCGCTCTACTACAACAAGCACCAGAGCAACATCCTG GTGCAATACCATTTCCGCTCTCGCAGCGTGCTGCTGCAGCGCAGCCTTAGCGGAGCGGGCTACAACAACACCTTCCCATACAGCTGGGGCGGATCCTCCGACATCGACCTCATGGCCGACGAGACGGGCCTGTGGGCCGTTTACACGTCCATACCCAACGCCGGAAACATCGTA GTGAGCCGCCTGTGCCCGCGCTCCCTGGACGTACTCCGCAGCTGGTCGACGGGCTTCCCGAAACGCAGCGCCGGCGAGGCCTTCATGATCTGCGGCGTCCTCTACGTCACCAACTCGCACCTGGCCGGCGCCAAGGTCCACTTCGCCTACAACACCAACACGTCCACCTACGAGTACACGGACGTGCCCTTCCACAACCTCTACTCGCACATCAGCATGATGGACTACAATCCCCGCGAGAGGGCGCTCTACACCTGGAACAACGGACACCAG acaaggaaaacaaaaacaaaaactgaaaacgAATGTCGTCGTATGTGTGGATCCGAGGTTTTGATCCGAGCATTCATCAGTAGTTAG
- the LOC144020550 gene encoding noelin-2-like isoform X2: MSVPMLKIGAVLSTMAMVTNWMSQTLPSLVGLNGTAVGVSPDGTHERIVSGLYPGSEEAWQVYSTASDPDGRCVCAVVAPARNLCKRDHRSRQLNLLTQQVQNVSQSVEGVHLRTSRDLRHFRESEPLLRGVDGRLHSYASSPRTLTSKGLQELKGQVTQLQPLLSTADQYRADVQTLAALRGELLNLSAALTAIQEEVGAYDYEELQRRVLLLETRLHSCMNKLGCGRLTAVNGPITVRASGSRFGSWMTDAMIPSSDSRVWSMDGFYRGRRVLEYRTMADFTKGQNFVQHLLPHAWAGTGHVVYNGSLYYNKHQSNILVQYHFRSRSVLLQRSLSGAGYNNTFPYSWGGSSDIDLMADETGLWAVYTSIPNAGNIVVSRLCPRSLDVLRSWSTGFPKRSAGEAFMICGVLYVTNSHLAGAKVHFAYNTNTSTYEYTDVPFHNLYSHISMMDYNPRERALYTWNNGHQVLYNVTLFHVIRTDG; encoded by the exons ATGAGCGTGCCCATGCTGAAGATCGGCGCCGTACTGAGCACCATGGCCATGGTCACCAACTGGATGTCCCAAACGCTGCCCTCGCTGGTGGGACTGAACGGAACCGCCGTCGGCGTCTCGCCGGATGGCACGCACGAACGCATCGTCAGC GGTTTGTATCCGGGCTCGGAGGAGGCTTGGCAGGTGTACAGCACCGCGTCGGACCCGGACGGCCGCTGCGTGTGCGCCGTGGTCGCTCCCGCCCGCAACCTCTGCAAGCGAGACCACCGCAGTCGACAGCTCAACCTGCTGACTCAACAG GTGCAGAACGTGAGTCAGTCGGTGGAGGGGGTCCACCTGCGGACCTCCCGGGACCTGCGACACTTCCGCGAGTCGGAGCCGCTGCTGCGGGGCGTGGACGGACGTCTGCACTCGTACGCCAGCAGCCCCCGGACGCTCACGTCCAAGGGTCTGCAg GAGCTGAAAGGTCAGGTGACCCAGCTTCAGCCCCTGCTGTCGACGGCGGATCAGTACCGCGCCGACGTGCAGACGCTGGCCGCCCTGCGCGGCGAGCTGCTCAACCTGTCGGCGGCCCTGACGGCCATCCAGGAGGAGGTGGGCGCGTACGACTACGAGGAGCTGCAGAGGAGGGTCCTGCTGCTGGAGACCAGACTGCACAGCTGCATGAACAAACTCG GTTGCGGCCGTCTGACAGCCGTCAACGGCCCCATCACCGTGCGGGCGTCGGGCTCCCGCTTTGGCTCCTGGATGACTGACGCCATGATTCCCAGCTCTGACAGCAGG GTGTGGTCCATGGACGGCTTCTACCGTGGCCGGCGCGTGCTGGAGTACCGCACCATGGCCGACTTCACCAAGGGCCAGAACTTCGTGCAGCACCTGCTGCCGCACGCCTGGGCCGGCACGGGCCACGTGGTCTACAACGGTTCGCTCTACTACAACAAGCACCAGAGCAACATCCTG GTGCAATACCATTTCCGCTCTCGCAGCGTGCTGCTGCAGCGCAGCCTTAGCGGAGCGGGCTACAACAACACCTTCCCATACAGCTGGGGCGGATCCTCCGACATCGACCTCATGGCCGACGAGACGGGCCTGTGGGCCGTTTACACGTCCATACCCAACGCCGGAAACATCGTA GTGAGCCGCCTGTGCCCGCGCTCCCTGGACGTACTCCGCAGCTGGTCGACGGGCTTCCCGAAACGCAGCGCCGGCGAGGCCTTCATGATCTGCGGCGTCCTCTACGTCACCAACTCGCACCTGGCCGGCGCCAAGGTCCACTTCGCCTACAACACCAACACGTCCACCTACGAGTACACGGACGTGCCCTTCCACAACCTCTACTCGCACATCAGCATGATGGACTACAATCCCCGCGAGAGGGCGCTCTACACCTGGAACAACGGACACCAGGTGCTCTACAACGTCACGCTCTTTCACGTCATACGCACCGACGGCTAG